Proteins encoded by one window of Dyella humicola:
- the fdhD gene encoding formate dehydrogenase accessory sulfurtransferase FdhD: MTSAADTPHEGFVVRPVERWRHGHVTREDDCIAEEVPVAMVYNGATFAVMMATPHDLDDFALGFSLSESLIDDPSQLLQLDQHALLEGIELAMRVSEDAPGAHIGRERERLLPGRSGCGICGTRELEQAIRQHPPVGAGRTLTRDALERAQRELHARQPMNEATGAVHAAAWATRDGEIALVREDVGRHNALDKLIGAMRRAGIDPENGLALVTSRASYEMVTKATSAGITVLAAISAPTALAIELARSAGITLVGFTRPGSHNVYAHPDRLLPVAGQELS; this comes from the coding sequence ATGACGTCGGCAGCTGATACACCGCACGAGGGGTTTGTGGTCCGGCCCGTCGAACGCTGGCGGCATGGCCATGTCACCCGCGAGGACGACTGCATCGCCGAGGAAGTGCCGGTAGCCATGGTCTACAACGGCGCCACCTTCGCCGTGATGATGGCCACGCCGCACGACCTGGACGACTTCGCCCTGGGCTTCTCGCTCAGCGAGAGCCTGATCGACGATCCGTCGCAGCTGCTCCAACTGGACCAGCATGCGCTGCTCGAGGGGATCGAACTGGCGATGCGGGTTTCCGAGGACGCTCCCGGCGCGCACATCGGCCGCGAGCGCGAACGCCTGCTGCCCGGGCGTAGCGGCTGCGGTATCTGCGGCACGCGTGAATTGGAACAGGCGATCCGGCAACACCCGCCGGTGGGCGCCGGCCGCACGCTCACACGCGACGCTCTGGAGCGCGCGCAACGGGAACTGCATGCACGGCAACCGATGAACGAGGCCACCGGTGCGGTGCATGCCGCTGCCTGGGCTACGCGCGACGGCGAGATCGCCCTCGTACGCGAGGACGTCGGGCGCCACAACGCGCTGGACAAGTTGATTGGCGCCATGCGTCGCGCCGGCATCGACCCGGAGAATGGCCTGGCGCTGGTGACCAGCCGTGCCAGCTACGAAATGGTCACCAAGGCGACCAGCGCCGGCATCACCGTGCTGGCCGCCATTTCAGCGCCAACCGCCCTGGCAATCGAGCTGGCGCGCAGTGCCGGCATCACCCTGGTGGGCTTTACGCGCCCCGGCAGCCACAACGTCTACGCCCATCCCGATCGGCTGCTCCCTGTCGCCGGGCAGGAGTTGTCATGA